The Bacillus sp. Y1 genome includes the window CATATTTACGAATGCCATATTCTTTATAGTACTCGTAAGGCAAGCTGTATAAGAAAGAGCTTTCTGGCATTGTTTGATGGAAGGCTGTATCAAATACAGCAACCGCCGGCACATTTGGAAGTACCTGTTGGAAAGCACGAATTCCAGTAATATTAGCTGGATTATGAAGAGGTGCTAGCTCTGACAAATCTTCAATCTTACTTAACACTTCATCTGTAATTAAAACAGAGTCATTGAATTCTTCCCCACCATGAACGACACGGTGACCAATACCATTTATCTCATCAAGTGACTTAATAATTCCAGATTCAGTTAGCTTATTTAAAAGCATTTTAACTGCAACAGAATGATCAGGAATATCTGTAACCTCTTCAACCTTTTCACCATTTACAGAAATCGTGAAAATAGAATCCTTAAGACCAATACGCTCAATTAACCCTTTTGTGATAACATCTTCATTCGGCATTTCGAATAATTGAAATTTCAGTGATGAACTTCCTGCGTTAATCGCAATTACCTTTGACATATTATAAGTACCGCTCCTTTTTTAAAGAAACTCTCAATACGCTAATACAAATATATTTTGCACTAAGACGCTCGTTTCTATCTCTCCATTCCCCATTTAATCACTGCCTCACATACATTTCAAGAACAAGCTAATTTTGGTATCGGTTACAGAATAAAGTAATTATATTCTGAAAATAAGGCAAAAAACCGATAGCCTTTTTATTAGCTATCGGTTCCCTATTATTTGTTCTCTTTTATCCATATATCAATGTTTCTAAGCATTCGCTCCACATCTTGTCCTTTGGAAAGTGTCGGAATGTTTACAAGAAGTACCTGCTTAGGCGGCTTAATCTCCCCACCTAGTTTTTGCAGGATTAAAATGCTTTTTGCTGCTTGTTTATTTTTAAACATTGTCATTGGTAATTGCAGGATTCCTTGGATATGAGCCTGTTCCTTTAAGAAAGCATGAAGCTTAGGCGCCTCTTCACTTTCAAATAAACCATTGGGGATAATAAAAAATAAATATCCGCCAGCCTTCGTATGTTTCACACTTTGCTCAATAAACAAATGATGGGCGTATGAATGCCCTTCAGATGACTTTAACTGATAATCTTGTGCTCGAACATCATTTGGATAATAGCCAACTGGTAAATCAGCCACGACTGCATCAACAGGATCAATAAATAGCGGTTCTAAACTATCCTGATTGAACAATTCAATTTGATGTTCTTGAAGGTTTGCATTCACGAATGAAAGATGTATTAATAAATCGTCTATGTCTACTCCAATCGCAGTTACCTTTTTATTCACTTGATGATTCATCACCGTCGTTAGTAAGTTTCCAGTACCAACCGCTGGGTCAAGCAATCGGAAGTTTGTCGATTGGACAAACTTATCCACTAAATAACCTACCAACATTCCTACGGCATCTGGAGTCATCTGATGGTTCGGTTGTACACTTTCCTTCATCCCTTTTAATATAGCTAATTGATACGCCTTACGTAATTCCTCAGCTGAATATTTATCCGGACGAAACGCTTCGTAGCTTTTCTTTAATCTCTTAAGTGTTAATTCACTTAACTCTTCTTGTAAGACTGATTGTTGAAATAGGTTTTCACCAGTTTCAGCTAATGCCTCTAGGTATGTACAATTTAGCTCCTCCTGTAAAATAGAAGCCGTCTCATTAAACAATGTAAATAAATCTTCTAAAGTAGAAGGTGACATATTTCTTCCTCCTGAAAAAATTCATATCTTCTATTGTATCTAGCATGGGGAAAGAAGGCAATTTTAAAGAGATGTAAAAAAGCCTCGAAGGTGATCGAGGCTTTCTTATATTTATTATTGTGCTGCTCTCGCTGCTTCCACTGCTGCTTCATAGTTTGGATGATCTGTTGCTTCACTTACGTATTCCACGTAAGTTACTTTGTCATTAGAGTCAATAACAAAAACCGCACGAGCAAGAAGGCGTAATTCTTGGATTGCCACGCCATATGCTTCTCCAAAAGAAAGATCTCTATGGTCAGAAACTGTTTGTACCTTATCAATCCCTGCTGATGCACACCAACGCTTCTGTGCGAATGGTAAGTCAACGCTAACTGTTAGAATTTGCACATTATCTAACTTCGCTGATTCTTCGTTAAAACGACGAGTTTGTGCATCACATACTCCTGTATCAATCGATGGTACGACACTGATTAGACGAACTTTACCCTTGCTATCAGCTAATGTCACTGGTGATAAATCATTAGC containing:
- a CDS encoding class I SAM-dependent methyltransferase; protein product: MSPSTLEDLFTLFNETASILQEELNCTYLEALAETGENLFQQSVLQEELSELTLKRLKKSYEAFRPDKYSAEELRKAYQLAILKGMKESVQPNHQMTPDAVGMLVGYLVDKFVQSTNFRLLDPAVGTGNLLTTVMNHQVNKKVTAIGVDIDDLLIHLSFVNANLQEHQIELFNQDSLEPLFIDPVDAVVADLPVGYYPNDVRAQDYQLKSSEGHSYAHHLFIEQSVKHTKAGGYLFFIIPNGLFESEEAPKLHAFLKEQAHIQGILQLPMTMFKNKQAAKSILILQKLGGEIKPPKQVLLVNIPTLSKGQDVERMLRNIDIWIKENK
- the tpx gene encoding thiol peroxidase; the protein is MASITFKGNPVTLLGQEVKVGDTAPNFTVLANDLSPVTLADSKGKVRLISVVPSIDTGVCDAQTRRFNEESAKLDNVQILTVSVDLPFAQKRWCASAGIDKVQTVSDHRDLSFGEAYGVAIQELRLLARAVFVIDSNDKVTYVEYVSEATDHPNYEAAVEAARAAQ